In Opitutaceae bacterium TAV5, one genomic interval encodes:
- a CDS encoding N-terminal cleavage protein: MSTSSPCPSRHLRRPGRSGQTAFTLVELLTVIAIIGILAAIIIPTVGKVRQTAQRAACVSNLRQIGVATFNYAADNKDWLPGYEKRSEGYYGFERTASAKGWTGGGQLVAYLHTYLGGKGDSPVTNRIFVCPGNKIAKDSVETVAASDLPVAAYYIGLKARVTTSTALKKPIAWDGARSIKITQLENPGTAVYLFDQDAEMVNVGMKDLKGTTIPLAASLPKLPATAVHGSTRNVLYFDGHVRAVDKNTDPHEKL; the protein is encoded by the coding sequence ATGTCTACCTCAAGTCCATGCCCCTCCCGGCATCTGCGTCGACCCGGCCGATCGGGCCAGACAGCATTCACCCTGGTCGAACTCCTCACCGTCATCGCCATCATCGGCATCCTGGCGGCGATCATCATCCCCACCGTTGGCAAAGTTCGCCAGACCGCCCAGCGTGCAGCCTGTGTCTCCAACCTGCGCCAGATCGGCGTCGCGACTTTCAACTACGCGGCGGACAACAAGGACTGGCTGCCCGGCTATGAAAAGCGAAGTGAAGGTTATTACGGTTTTGAGCGCACCGCCAGCGCCAAGGGATGGACCGGCGGCGGCCAGCTCGTGGCCTATCTGCACACCTATCTTGGAGGCAAGGGAGACAGTCCTGTCACCAACCGGATATTTGTCTGCCCCGGCAACAAAATCGCAAAAGATTCGGTTGAAACAGTAGCGGCTTCGGATCTTCCCGTGGCGGCGTATTATATCGGATTGAAAGCCCGGGTGACCACCAGCACCGCGCTGAAAAAGCCCATAGCCTGGGATGGAGCGCGATCGATAAAAATTACCCAACTGGAGAATCCCGGGACGGCCGTTTACCTTTTCGACCAGGATGCCGAGATGGTGAATGTCGGGATGAAAGACCTGAAGGGAACAACCATTCCCCTTGCCGCATCGCTTCCCAAGCTGCCCGCCACGGCCGTGCATGGCAGCACGCGCAACGTCCTGTATTTTGACGGACATGTGCGGGCGGTGGACAAGAATACCGATCCGCACGAGAAGTTGTAA
- a CDS encoding autotransporter has protein sequence MKKLGILSLAALGLQSFGLPGVATAAVDGEWTNGKGGNWTTPGNWKDGQIADGPGATATFGQTRIASDRGVINVGDRTVGHIVFDNDKQWNLSGGTLTLATDTPSKQPTLTVKGKGQHFIAATLEGTRGFSKSGAGRVILSGKNTYTGPTLIRAGQLVLRSDNGFGAAGPENPTVIRHDNSWPQLHIYGGITSPESITLSHLSPGDSTGLYNDNNDNTLTGPLTLERLGRHGKPVTFGVQVISGTLTLAGPVSGKLGGGAAKAALTDDSVANRFRVGVRAKGAALVTGDISDGSIGAGGLALDKIDPGLLHLAAANTYTGGTTINAGTLLVTNTAGSATGTGAVLIGEGATLAGTGILAPAGSNDITFGSKAVVSPGELSPDGTTRPGGKLTLALDATTGHVTFHAGAKLSIALGNAASGALVVTGLAGGKERVNFNDTVVELSVTGDRLADGLHTLVTFDADHAYSGELSLGPGLDGYTASLIRNPDSIQLRIGPAP, from the coding sequence GTGAAAAAACTCGGCATCCTCTCCCTCGCCGCTCTCGGCCTCCAGTCCTTCGGCCTTCCCGGCGTCGCCACCGCCGCCGTCGATGGCGAATGGACCAATGGCAAAGGCGGCAACTGGACCACTCCCGGCAACTGGAAAGACGGTCAAATTGCCGACGGCCCCGGCGCCACCGCCACCTTCGGCCAGACGCGCATCGCCAGCGACCGCGGAGTGATCAACGTCGGCGACCGCACCGTCGGGCATATCGTGTTCGACAACGACAAGCAGTGGAACCTCTCCGGCGGCACCCTCACGCTCGCCACCGACACCCCCTCGAAACAACCCACCCTCACCGTCAAGGGCAAGGGCCAGCACTTCATCGCCGCCACCCTCGAAGGCACCCGGGGCTTCTCCAAAAGCGGCGCTGGCAGAGTCATCCTGTCAGGAAAAAACACCTACACCGGCCCCACGCTGATCCGCGCCGGCCAGCTCGTTCTCCGCTCCGACAACGGCTTCGGCGCCGCCGGTCCCGAGAATCCCACCGTCATCCGCCACGACAATTCCTGGCCCCAGCTCCACATCTACGGCGGCATCACCAGCCCCGAGTCCATCACCCTGAGCCACCTCTCGCCCGGCGACTCCACCGGACTCTACAACGATAACAATGACAACACCCTCACCGGCCCGCTCACGCTCGAGCGTCTCGGCAGGCATGGCAAACCCGTGACCTTCGGCGTGCAGGTGATCTCCGGCACGCTCACCCTCGCCGGACCCGTCAGCGGCAAACTTGGCGGCGGCGCCGCCAAGGCCGCCCTTACCGATGACAGCGTGGCCAACCGCTTCCGCGTGGGTGTTCGCGCCAAGGGCGCCGCTCTCGTCACCGGCGACATCTCCGACGGGTCCATCGGCGCCGGCGGCCTCGCGCTCGACAAAATCGATCCCGGCCTGCTGCACCTTGCCGCCGCCAACACCTACACCGGCGGCACGACAATCAACGCAGGCACGTTGCTCGTCACCAACACCGCCGGCTCCGCGACCGGCACGGGGGCCGTCCTGATCGGCGAAGGGGCGACGCTTGCCGGCACCGGCATCCTCGCTCCCGCCGGCAGCAACGACATCACCTTCGGCAGCAAGGCGGTCGTGTCTCCCGGCGAGCTCTCCCCGGACGGCACGACCCGGCCCGGCGGCAAACTCACCCTGGCTCTCGATGCGACCACCGGCCACGTCACCTTCCACGCCGGAGCGAAACTCTCCATCGCACTCGGCAACGCTGCGAGCGGCGCCCTGGTCGTCACGGGCCTCGCCGGGGGAAAAGAGCGCGTCAATTTCAACGACACTGTCGTGGAGCTTTCCGTCACCGGCGACCGCCTGGCCGACGGTCTCCATACCCTCGTGACCTTCGACGCCGACCACGCTTACTCCGGTGAACTCTCGCTCGGCCCCGGCCTCGACGGCTACACCGCTTCGCTCATCCGCAACCCGGACAGCATCCAGCTCCGCATCGGACCGGCTCCCTGA
- a CDS encoding carbohydrate-binding protein: MNPAPLLPSLPGFIKRSYALLAALVSLAFAGNAEAARGRPYINAAGTTFVTDTGTLIRGAIISTETGNVPALSAVQGIKTRGLNAIHCYAERADYGYAAGRHSAALDQVVQMTRDNDLYLVITIGGGGVNAAFIQDFWTFYAPRYANETHVIYEIQNEPVVRPPVSASVIDMEKAAWNIIRAAAPHTPVLLMSYTIFQNAPGVLADIAALGSTIDWTNAAIAFHGYGEYGPDATRTCLQAVMNAGYACFQTEFYRWPWGTGDFALVDPPSLYQSVDETGDLERLGVSWLTFLSLGRVMDDTRFKDRLDNGGIVWTPDFGAWPSGSRSVYGNGGEPRAIRSTVTTRIEAEDFDNGGPGIAYHDTTSGNSGNQYRPGEDVDIQATSDTGGGYNVGWIAAGEWLGYTVNVKNPGRYTLNVRVAAPTASGSLRLRLAGVDLTGAWAVPATGDYQTWTTLSKTIDLVPGQQILRFETIASGFNLNWIEFVPVASGLVANGTYKIVNRNSGKAMDVVNASTANGAKIQQWGYAGTGNQQWVFTHRGANQYTITSAQTGKAIDQAAGLVLSGDHIQMYSLNSSSANQRWIPVPTDSGYYKLVSANTGLVLVVADSSTANGARIIQQEFSGLPGQQWQVAAPSDPAPQAWRLQWFGTREDADDAANLAAPARDGIANLLKLATGDGTADPRVPGTEPGEIALDEPGEFLEFTWSRNKAAFADGVVFTVTWSDTLAPESWSAAGVVVTRVEDQGATERVTVAIPRGEGDRRFARLEVTADGQTAVTTPQGVTTLRLPGDGATGVIGINLIAKPAYTGPVSAVGANTVTVDTVDLDRRMDAGRAYALLVTGGSHAGAHTRITGRDGSVLTLADDLAGRLAPGEDTIRITELPTLLDLFGVGGEVLTGGPAATADLVMVRDSTGSDEPLSLYYATGGINGTGWRAAGKGSQDFGSYPIYFTDGVSVLKRSPGPAGIELTGSVQEARVHLVVEEGFVAYATVFAAGVTLGTSDFYQADRPDRSIRAGTAASADHIHFDADGDGILETWYYANGGLNGVGWRRVGGGSAPCDSVEVPSGFFILRKSPPVTIDRDLPW, encoded by the coding sequence GTGAACCCCGCCCCACTTCTCCCATCCCTGCCAGGATTCATCAAGCGGAGCTATGCCCTCCTTGCGGCCCTCGTCTCGCTCGCTTTCGCCGGAAACGCCGAGGCGGCGCGAGGCCGGCCCTACATCAACGCCGCGGGGACCACGTTCGTCACCGACACCGGCACCCTGATTCGCGGCGCCATCATCAGCACCGAAACCGGCAACGTGCCCGCCTTGTCCGCCGTCCAGGGCATCAAGACCCGCGGGCTCAACGCCATTCACTGCTACGCCGAGCGCGCCGACTACGGCTATGCCGCCGGCAGGCATTCCGCCGCTCTCGACCAGGTCGTGCAGATGACGCGCGACAACGACCTCTATCTCGTCATCACCATCGGCGGCGGCGGGGTGAACGCCGCGTTCATCCAGGATTTCTGGACGTTTTACGCGCCTCGTTACGCGAACGAGACGCATGTGATCTACGAGATCCAGAACGAGCCCGTCGTCCGTCCTCCGGTATCCGCCAGCGTGATCGACATGGAGAAGGCCGCCTGGAACATCATCCGCGCCGCCGCTCCCCACACCCCCGTGCTCCTGATGAGCTACACGATTTTTCAGAATGCCCCGGGCGTCCTGGCCGACATCGCCGCCCTCGGAAGCACCATCGACTGGACCAACGCCGCGATCGCCTTCCATGGCTATGGCGAATATGGACCGGACGCCACCCGAACGTGTCTCCAGGCCGTCATGAACGCGGGCTACGCCTGCTTCCAGACCGAGTTCTACCGCTGGCCCTGGGGCACGGGCGATTTCGCCCTCGTTGACCCTCCTTCGCTCTACCAAAGCGTGGACGAGACCGGCGATCTCGAGCGCCTCGGCGTCTCCTGGCTGACGTTTCTTTCGCTCGGGAGGGTGATGGACGACACCCGTTTCAAGGACAGGCTGGACAACGGCGGCATCGTCTGGACGCCCGACTTCGGCGCCTGGCCTTCCGGCTCGCGCAGCGTGTATGGCAACGGCGGAGAACCGCGCGCGATCCGGTCGACGGTCACCACCCGCATCGAGGCGGAGGATTTCGACAACGGCGGCCCGGGCATAGCCTACCACGACACCACGTCCGGCAACTCGGGAAATCAGTATCGCCCGGGCGAGGACGTGGACATTCAGGCCACTTCGGATACCGGCGGCGGCTACAACGTCGGCTGGATCGCCGCCGGCGAATGGCTCGGCTACACCGTCAACGTCAAGAACCCGGGCCGCTACACCCTCAACGTCCGCGTGGCCGCGCCGACCGCGAGCGGCAGCCTGCGCCTGCGACTCGCGGGCGTGGACCTCACGGGCGCCTGGGCCGTGCCGGCCACCGGTGATTACCAGACCTGGACCACCCTCTCGAAAACCATCGATCTCGTCCCCGGCCAGCAAATCCTGCGTTTCGAAACGATCGCCTCGGGCTTTAATCTGAACTGGATCGAGTTTGTCCCGGTTGCCTCCGGGCTGGTTGCCAACGGCACCTATAAAATCGTCAATCGCAACAGCGGCAAGGCAATGGATGTCGTGAACGCCTCGACTGCCAACGGCGCGAAAATCCAGCAGTGGGGCTACGCGGGCACCGGCAACCAGCAGTGGGTGTTCACGCACCGGGGCGCCAATCAATACACGATCACCAGCGCCCAGACCGGCAAGGCCATCGACCAGGCCGCCGGCCTGGTGCTGAGCGGCGACCACATCCAGATGTATTCGCTGAACTCGTCTTCCGCGAACCAGCGCTGGATCCCCGTGCCGACGGACTCCGGCTACTACAAGCTCGTCTCGGCCAACACCGGCCTCGTCCTCGTGGTCGCCGACTCATCGACCGCGAACGGAGCCCGGATCATCCAGCAGGAATTCTCCGGCTTGCCCGGCCAGCAATGGCAGGTGGCGGCGCCCTCCGATCCGGCTCCGCAAGCCTGGAGGTTGCAATGGTTCGGCACCAGGGAAGACGCCGACGATGCAGCCAATCTGGCCGCGCCGGCCAGGGACGGAATCGCCAACCTGCTCAAGCTCGCGACCGGCGACGGCACGGCCGACCCGCGAGTGCCCGGCACCGAGCCCGGCGAGATCGCGCTGGATGAGCCGGGAGAGTTTCTTGAATTCACCTGGTCCCGCAACAAGGCGGCCTTCGCGGACGGCGTGGTTTTCACCGTGACCTGGAGCGACACCCTCGCGCCGGAAAGCTGGAGCGCCGCCGGCGTGGTCGTGACCCGCGTGGAGGACCAGGGCGCGACCGAACGCGTCACCGTCGCCATTCCCCGCGGCGAAGGCGACCGCCGCTTCGCGCGGCTGGAAGTGACCGCCGACGGGCAGACCGCGGTCACCACGCCGCAGGGCGTCACCACCCTGCGCCTCCCCGGCGACGGAGCGACCGGCGTGATCGGAATCAACCTGATCGCGAAGCCGGCCTACACCGGCCCGGTCTCCGCGGTGGGCGCAAACACCGTGACCGTGGACACGGTGGACCTCGACCGGCGCATGGACGCCGGCCGCGCCTACGCGCTGCTCGTCACCGGGGGTTCGCATGCCGGAGCGCACACCCGCATCACCGGCCGCGACGGCTCCGTGCTGACCCTGGCCGACGACCTCGCGGGCCGGCTGGCGCCCGGCGAGGACACGATCCGGATCACGGAATTGCCCACTCTCCTCGACCTCTTCGGAGTGGGCGGCGAGGTGCTCACCGGAGGTCCCGCGGCCACGGCCGACCTTGTGATGGTGCGCGATTCCACCGGAAGCGACGAACCATTGAGCCTCTACTACGCCACCGGCGGCATCAACGGCACCGGCTGGCGGGCGGCGGGTAAAGGCTCGCAGGATTTTGGCAGCTACCCCATCTATTTTACCGACGGGGTGAGCGTGCTGAAACGCAGTCCCGGCCCCGCCGGGATCGAGCTGACCGGCAGCGTGCAGGAAGCCCGCGTCCACCTGGTGGTCGAAGAGGGTTTTGTTGCGTATGCCACGGTGTTCGCCGCTGGCGTCACCTTGGGGACGAGCGACTTTTACCAGGCCGACCGGCCCGATCGCAGTATCCGCGCCGGCACGGCGGCGAGTGCGGACCACATCCACTTCGACGCCGATGGCGATGGCATCCTGGAAACCTGGTATTACGCCAACGGCGGTCTCAACGGCGTCGGCTGGCGACGCGTTGGCGGAGGTTCGGCGCCCTGCGATTCCGTCGAGGTGCCCTCCGGCTTCTTCATCCTCAGAAAAAGCCCTCCGGTCACCATCGACCGCGACCTTCCCTGGTGA
- a CDS encoding glycosyltransferase family 1, with the protein MPSQLNPPMNTRNITRPKFTPALPMILCGMALSAISLHADNGTWSNVTTSGDWNTAANWNGGTIAGGVDAVATLQAPLPAALLNINLDVDVTLGGITFESPGASTATGWTIGSTGGHTLTLATSTANAPILNVRGTQTISAQILGTQGFRKTSGGKLTLSGNNLYTGVTTLSDGNMTITSDNALGATGAGNGTVVSQVSGQYPQLHFSNNVTTSEDITLSMNWYTTTAGSTVGGNLIYNDSGTTTLNGTLTLNREAGSNANIIHVMGLQSGTGTLNINGAVSGSATGGQASGAYVDPTRLQFRTTTTSANINVSGAISDGTLTTGGLSVYTAADSSGIVRLSGANTYTGSTVHQKGTLLINNTTGSGTGAGAVSIKAGAILGGTGIIAPSGSNSVVIESNAIVAPGNLNASGAITGAGEKLTFNLRDTSGNATFQSGAQINLDATSAGLIDSLAFTGLTESQATIFFNDNTVNLSVTGGILADGLYTLVTFDANNAYSGNLVLGNGFDGLAASLIHNANSIQLQIGAIPEPATIGMMLGLSTLAVVAIRRRRRNR; encoded by the coding sequence ATGCCTTCGCAACTCAATCCTCCCATGAATACCCGCAACATCACCCGTCCGAAATTCACACCCGCCCTGCCCATGATCCTGTGTGGCATGGCTCTGTCCGCTATCTCGCTCCATGCCGACAACGGCACGTGGAGCAACGTCACCACGAGTGGTGACTGGAATACCGCCGCGAACTGGAACGGCGGGACGATCGCCGGAGGCGTGGATGCCGTCGCCACCCTTCAGGCCCCTTTGCCCGCCGCCCTGTTGAACATCAATCTTGATGTCGATGTGACCCTGGGAGGGATCACCTTCGAATCCCCCGGAGCATCGACGGCCACGGGCTGGACCATCGGCTCGACCGGTGGTCATACGCTGACCCTCGCCACCAGCACCGCCAACGCCCCGATTCTCAACGTGCGCGGCACGCAGACGATATCGGCGCAGATTCTCGGCACCCAGGGCTTCAGGAAGACCAGTGGTGGCAAACTCACGCTCAGCGGCAACAACCTCTACACGGGTGTCACCACGCTGTCCGATGGCAACATGACGATCACTTCCGACAACGCCCTGGGCGCGACCGGCGCCGGCAACGGCACCGTGGTCAGTCAGGTCAGCGGACAATATCCTCAGCTCCACTTCTCCAACAACGTGACCACCTCCGAGGACATCACGCTGAGCATGAACTGGTACACCACGACCGCGGGTAGCACGGTCGGCGGAAACCTTATTTATAACGACAGCGGCACCACGACATTGAATGGCACGCTCACCCTCAATCGCGAGGCCGGCTCCAATGCCAACATCATCCATGTGATGGGTCTGCAATCCGGCACGGGCACCCTCAACATCAACGGTGCGGTCAGCGGCTCGGCCACGGGTGGCCAGGCGAGCGGCGCCTACGTCGATCCCACCCGGTTGCAGTTCCGCACCACGACGACCAGCGCCAACATCAATGTCTCCGGTGCGATCTCCGACGGCACGCTGACCACCGGCGGTCTCTCCGTCTATACCGCAGCAGACAGTTCCGGCATCGTCCGTCTTTCCGGCGCCAATACCTACACCGGTTCCACGGTGCACCAGAAAGGCACCTTGCTCATCAACAACACGACCGGCTCGGGCACCGGCGCCGGCGCGGTTTCGATCAAGGCCGGCGCCATTCTCGGCGGCACCGGCATCATCGCCCCGAGCGGCAGCAACAGCGTGGTGATCGAAAGCAACGCCATCGTCGCTCCGGGCAATCTCAATGCCTCCGGCGCGATCACCGGCGCGGGCGAGAAGCTCACCTTCAACCTCCGTGACACCTCCGGCAATGCCACCTTCCAGAGCGGCGCGCAGATCAACCTCGATGCGACCTCCGCCGGACTCATCGACAGCCTCGCCTTCACCGGACTCACCGAGTCCCAAGCCACGATTTTCTTTAACGACAACACCGTGAACCTCTCCGTTACCGGCGGGATCCTGGCTGACGGCCTCTACACGCTCGTGACCTTCGACGCCAACAACGCCTACTCCGGAAATCTCGTTCTCGGCAACGGATTCGACGGCCTCGCCGCCTCGCTCATCCACAACGCCAACAGCATCCAGCTTCAGATCGGAGCCATCCCCGAACCCGCCACCATCGGCATGATGCTCGGCCTCTCCACACTTGCCGTCGTCGCCATCCGGCGCCGCCGGCGCAACCGCTAA
- a CDS encoding ABC transporter substrate-binding protein — protein MKRENIGNLIGLLLLLGCFSFALFKVFSRTRAEAAGGEVIRFAHWQLEGGLRKAFDVLARDYEKLHPGVTVEQLAIPERTYAQWIQTQLIGGTAADILQLGRLSAGEDEMLARFFLPLSDLVEQPNPWNKGTDLENTAWRNTFVDGLAGGFNYRANLLEYYGVGMSMFTTRVYYNVSLWKRILGDTPVPGDYDQFIAICDRVRDYAENTGSRIIPVAGSKANGPPLVDRLAASQTQRLARTVLRNYTMKQSPAEIGISYLRGDWTLDTPAIESAFTIMRDVGLRLQPGYMSITREDSTFYFVQGRALMIVAGSWDAPSFRQQAPFEMKVFNIPIPERTHLKYGANVYGPPSEAATEVGLSFGITRQSSHRERAIDFLRFITSKAANTRFTELSDWLPGVVDVKPPPFVQPFLPLVEGYVNGFGIGSIGANTKRIIENANTHLVQPSGSVEEFKAAIEPGLLAAIRQDLARQAHLSRLAIGRQDLFLAANNELLSRPGTDNKDIQRRIAETIEAQNEQEGTRAWIQSELDRR, from the coding sequence ATGAAACGCGAAAATATCGGTAACCTCATCGGACTTCTGCTCCTCCTCGGCTGCTTCAGCTTCGCGCTCTTCAAGGTGTTTTCACGCACCCGCGCCGAAGCCGCCGGTGGCGAAGTCATCCGCTTCGCCCACTGGCAGCTCGAGGGCGGCCTGCGCAAGGCTTTCGACGTCCTCGCCCGCGATTACGAAAAACTCCACCCTGGCGTGACGGTCGAGCAGCTCGCCATCCCCGAGCGCACCTACGCCCAGTGGATCCAGACCCAGCTCATCGGTGGCACCGCCGCGGACATCCTCCAACTCGGCCGCCTCAGCGCCGGCGAAGACGAGATGCTCGCCCGCTTCTTTCTCCCCCTCTCCGATCTCGTCGAGCAACCCAACCCCTGGAACAAGGGCACCGACCTCGAAAACACCGCCTGGCGCAACACCTTTGTCGATGGCCTCGCCGGCGGTTTCAACTACCGCGCCAACCTTCTCGAATACTACGGCGTGGGCATGTCCATGTTCACCACCCGCGTTTATTACAACGTCTCCCTCTGGAAACGCATCCTCGGCGACACGCCTGTCCCCGGCGATTACGACCAGTTTATCGCCATCTGCGACCGTGTCCGCGACTATGCCGAAAACACCGGCTCCAGAATCATCCCCGTCGCCGGCTCCAAAGCCAACGGCCCCCCTCTCGTCGACCGTCTCGCCGCCAGCCAGACCCAGCGCCTCGCCCGTACCGTCCTGCGCAACTACACCATGAAACAATCCCCCGCCGAGATCGGCATCAGTTATCTCCGCGGCGACTGGACCCTCGATACCCCCGCCATCGAAAGCGCCTTCACCATCATGCGCGACGTCGGACTGCGCCTCCAGCCCGGCTACATGTCCATCACCCGCGAGGACTCCACCTTTTACTTCGTGCAAGGCCGCGCCCTCATGATCGTCGCCGGCAGCTGGGATGCCCCCAGCTTCCGCCAGCAGGCTCCTTTCGAAATGAAGGTATTCAATATTCCGATACCCGAGCGTACCCACCTCAAGTATGGCGCCAACGTCTATGGCCCTCCTTCCGAAGCCGCCACCGAAGTCGGCCTCAGCTTCGGGATCACCCGCCAATCCTCCCACCGCGAACGCGCCATCGACTTCCTCCGGTTCATCACCTCCAAGGCGGCCAACACCCGGTTCACCGAACTCAGCGACTGGCTCCCCGGCGTCGTTGACGTGAAGCCTCCGCCTTTTGTCCAACCCTTTCTCCCTCTCGTCGAGGGCTATGTGAACGGCTTTGGCATCGGCAGCATCGGCGCCAACACCAAACGCATCATCGAAAACGCCAACACCCACCTCGTGCAACCCTCCGGCTCCGTCGAGGAATTCAAGGCTGCCATCGAGCCCGGCCTCCTCGCCGCCATCCGCCAGGATCTCGCCCGCCAGGCTCACCTCTCCCGTCTCGCCATCGGCCGTCAGGATCTCTTCCTCGCCGCCAACAACGAACTCCTCTCCCGCCCAGGCACCGATAACAAGGACATCCAGCGCCGCATCGCCGAAACCATCGAGGCCCAAAACGAGCAGGAAGGCACCCGCGCCTGGATCCAGAGCGAACTCGATCGTCGCTGA
- a CDS encoding N-terminal cleavage protein, translated as MHTSKSSPLPCVRNSPHRASRHPGRCATPPSPAAFTLIELLTVIAIIGILAAIIIPTVGKVRQVANRAACASNLRQIGIATFNYATDNKDWLPGWELRSEGYYGLESTASPKGWTGGGQLLAYLHTYLGGQGPSPVVNKIFVCPGNNEVKRDYEAKLGDSGATLLAAYYIGAKAHVTTTTEWRRPIAYDGKRSVKITQIENPKAAVYLFDQDVEMGNLGMTNYKGGAIVPSATSGLPLTAVHGSTRNVLYYDGHVQTIAKNIDPHEK; from the coding sequence ATGCATACCTCAAAGTCCAGTCCACTCCCCTGCGTCCGAAATTCTCCGCACCGCGCCTCCCGGCATCCCGGCCGCTGCGCCACTCCGCCTTCCCCGGCGGCTTTCACCCTGATCGAACTTCTCACCGTCATCGCCATCATCGGCATCCTGGCGGCGATTATCATCCCCACCGTTGGCAAAGTCCGCCAGGTCGCCAACCGCGCCGCCTGTGCCTCCAACCTGCGCCAGATCGGCATCGCGACTTTCAACTACGCGACGGACAACAAGGACTGGCTCCCCGGCTGGGAATTACGTTCCGAAGGCTACTACGGATTAGAGAGCACTGCGAGTCCCAAGGGATGGACCGGCGGCGGCCAACTCCTGGCCTACCTCCATACCTATCTCGGCGGCCAAGGGCCGAGCCCGGTTGTTAACAAAATATTCGTCTGCCCGGGCAACAACGAGGTGAAGCGCGACTACGAGGCCAAGCTTGGCGACAGCGGCGCCACCCTGCTCGCCGCGTATTACATCGGAGCCAAAGCGCACGTGACGACCACCACCGAGTGGAGGAGGCCCATAGCTTATGATGGGAAACGGTCGGTAAAAATCACCCAGATCGAGAATCCCAAAGCCGCCGTTTATCTTTTCGATCAGGACGTCGAAATGGGAAACCTCGGGATGACCAATTACAAAGGCGGAGCTATCGTTCCTTCAGCGACATCAGGATTACCTCTCACTGCCGTTCACGGCAGCACGCGCAATGTCCTGTATTATGACGGGCATGTGCAAACCATAGCCAAGAATATCGATCCTCACGAAAAATGA
- a CDS encoding glycosyltransferase family 1, with protein MKLLEFTAVGLLGILSLQALSLQAGPLLLQNLTTDETAGYGLFDSDGGLLSGATTGNLRLGYFSLDDAGIAAAWAAGDLGLLSNSFVQYGARGDMQNWGGAYDGLFQTSISATSNPFAGQNVYLFVSTGSDFTDTGAEYLIYKFDVVFQPESFVAQALLGTTPGQLLVGGYNHFSHDYQLGGGALPGFNMVAVVPESGAWALLFSGVSVLACLRRRVATRVVGAET; from the coding sequence ATGAAGCTACTTGAATTCACCGCGGTCGGCCTGCTTGGCATCCTGTCCCTGCAGGCCCTGTCCCTGCAGGCCGGTCCCCTCCTTCTGCAAAACCTGACCACGGACGAAACGGCCGGCTATGGACTGTTCGATTCCGACGGCGGGCTGCTTTCCGGCGCAACCACCGGCAACCTTCGCCTCGGTTATTTCAGCCTGGACGACGCAGGGATCGCGGCGGCCTGGGCAGCAGGTGACCTTGGCTTGCTCAGTAACAGTTTTGTTCAATACGGAGCGCGGGGGGATATGCAAAACTGGGGTGGCGCCTACGACGGCCTCTTCCAGACCTCGATCAGCGCCACGTCCAATCCCTTTGCCGGCCAAAACGTGTATCTGTTTGTCAGTACAGGATCGGATTTCACGGATACGGGTGCGGAATACCTGATCTACAAGTTCGACGTGGTCTTTCAGCCGGAGTCCTTCGTCGCGCAGGCCCTGCTCGGGACCACTCCGGGCCAGCTGCTGGTCGGCGGCTACAATCATTTTTCCCACGACTACCAACTCGGCGGCGGCGCGCTGCCCGGCTTCAACATGGTGGCGGTCGTTCCCGAATCCGGCGCCTGGGCGCTGCTCTTTTCCGGTGTCTCGGTTCTGGCGTGCCTGCGCCGCCGTGTGGCAACGCGAGTCGTCGGCGCGGAAACCTGA